A segment of the bacterium genome:
CAAGATCGACGTGGCAGCGGCCGCAGGTCGGGCAGGCCACGATCTCGACGCCTTCCTTGCGGAAGCCCATGGAACGCAGCAGATGGGTGGCGACCTTCACTTCCTCGACCGGGTCGGCGGTGAGGGAAACGCGGATGGTGTCGCCGATGCCGTCGGCCAGGACCGCTCCGATCCCGGCGGCGCTCTTGGTGATGCCCTGCATCTTGGTCCCCGCTTCCGTCACGCCCACGTGGAAGGGATAGTCGCATTGCTGGGCCAGGAGGCGGTAGGACTGGATCATGGTCGGGACGTGGGAACTCTTCACCGAGATGATCATATTGTGATAGCCGAAGGACTCGATGAACTTGATGTGACGCATGGCCGATTCCACGATGGCCTCGGGCGTCGGATGGCCGTACTTCTCGAGCAGGTCTTTTTCCAGCGACCCGGAATTGACCCCCACCCGCATGGCCACGTTGTATTTCTTGCACTTCTCCACCACCTGGGCCAGGCGGTCCATGCCGCCGATGTTCCCGGGATTGATGCGGATCTTATCCGCGCCCTCGTCGATGGCACCCAGCGCGATCTGGTAGGCGAAATGGATGTCGGCGACGAGCGGCACCCGCATGCCCGCCTTGATCTTGGCGAGGGCCTTCAGGGATTTCTGGTTCTCGACGGTCACGCGGATGATCTCGCAGCCCGCGTCCTCCAGGCGCTTGATCTGCTCCAGGGTCTCGTCCACCTCATAGGTGAGGGTGTTGGTCATGGACTGGATGGAGATGGGGGCGTCGCCCCCGACCTGGACCTTGCCCACCATCACGGGGCGTGTCTTTCGGCGTTGGATCTCGAAGAACTGTTCGGCCATTTCATCCACTCCAGAAGGATCGATACCGGGAAATGGCCGGTCCCGGGGGCCGCCGAAGGCGGTTAGGGACGGCCATAAAAGGTTGAGAGATTATCCGTTAGGGTGTTCCCGCTTTCAAGGCGGGGAGCCCGGCCGAATGGCCCTATTTCAGCGCAGGACCAACAATTTCATCACCTTTCGTGTTTCTTTGCCGCCTGTTTTGGCCGTCACCACCAGGTAATAAAGGCCGTTGGCCAGGTCCAGGCCCCGGGCGGACCAATCCCAGGAATAAAGATAGGTCCCGGGCTGGATCGAAGGACCCGTCCCTTCGAAGATCTTCCGGAAGGCGCTGGTGAAGACCTTCACCTTCACCTCATCCACGGCGGCGGGAAGGTTGTAATAGAACTGCACCTGGGTCCCCTGGAGGATCGGGTTCGGAAAAAGGATCCCGGTCAAATTGCCGGGGACCGTGGCCGTCGGGGTGGGGGTGACGGTCGGCGTGAAGGTCCAGGTCGGGGTCAACGTGGAGGTGGAGCTGGCCGTCGGCGTGAAGGACGCAGTGGCCGTAGGAGTGAAGGTGCGGCTGGGCGTCGCCGTGGCGGTGGAGGTGAGGGTGGAGGTTCGGGTCGGTGTCGGGGTCAGGGTGGAGGAGGGCGTGGAGGTGGGAGTGAAGGTCGCCGTGGAAGTGGCCGTGTCGGTGGGGGTATCCGTGAACCAGGTCCCCGAGGGGGTCGGGCTCAAGGTGGGACTATCCGTGGGAGTGGAAGTCAGGGTCGGGGTCAGGGTCGGCGTGGAGGTCGGGGTCAGGCTCGGGCTGTCGGTCGGGGTCGCCGAGGGCGTGGTCGTGGGGCTATTCGTCGCCGTCCGGGTGGGAGTGCGGGTCGGGGTGAAGGTGGGGGTCACGATGCCCGCGGCGCTGTAGAAAGCGATCTGGTCCAATTGGACGCTGAAGCTGGCCCCGGTGAAGGAGGTGGCGAACTGGATGGCGTTGATATCGGTCCCGCTCTCCGTGGCCGGCAGTCCGGTCTGCCCGCCCCACCCCTGGCGGGTCATGCTGGTGAAGGGGATCTGGTAGAAGGTCCAGACACCCGCCGGAGGGGTCAAGTTGTAACCATAATTATCGAAGTCGGTCACCGACTGGTTGTCCACCATCATGCGATAGGTATGGCCGTCGCCGTAGATCCAGAACTGGAGGCCCAGGATGCCGGACCCGCTCAGATCGTAGGCCGTCGGGGGCCATCCGGCGCTCAGGGTGCTGCTGTAGCCCGAATAGGGGTTGTTGGAGCCGTTGCTGGCCACGATGGTGCCGGCGAATTTCACCGCGTAGGTGGTCCCGGCGGCCCCGGGGCCCACGCCGTATTGGATCGAGACCGAGCTCCCATCGCTGTCCAGGTAGGTTCCCCAGGTCCCGTTCCAAAGGTTCGTGCGGGCAGGCGAGGTCCCGTTCCGGGCCTGATCCTCGAAATCATCGACCAAGGTCGTGGGACCGTAATTGGGGGTGGAGGTGATGGTCGGAGTCGCCGTGATGGTCGGGGTGATAGTGGGGGTATTGGTGGGCGCGCCCGAATTGGTGAATTGCAGGACCGTGATGGAATAGGGCTGGAAGGTGACGGGGAAGGAGGAGGCGACCCCGGTGAAGGTGACGGTGGAAGGCGCGGTGTCCGGGGCCGCGTGGTAGGGCAACGAGCCGGTCTGCCATTGGTAGTTGGAGGAGTTGAAGGTATAGCCCGTGGCGCTGGAATTGGGGGTGAAGGGGATGCCCGTGATCCAGGTGTTGTAGGAGTTGGTCGGGCTCTTGTTCACCACGACCAGGGAAAGGATGCCGTCGGGCCGGTAATCCGCATAGGCTCCGAACAGCGAGGCGGGGATGCTGTTCCCCGTGGAGATGAGTTGGTGGGTATTGGTGTCCGCCGGGATGGCCCATTGGGTCGCCATCATCTTCATGGCCCAGTAGCTGGCGTGGGGCTGGTATTGGTAGGCGTCGTTCTGCACGTTGAGGTACCCCAGGTCGCCACCGCCCGCGCTCACGGTCCCGCTTCCCCCGTTCAGGACGTCCCAGAGGTTGGTGTGACCCCGGCTCCCGAAACCCTTGATGAAATGGCCCAGGGCATCCGCCACCCAGAGCCCTTCCGCCAGTTGGAGCTCGAAGTTCTGGTCGCTGACGTCGATGTTGTATTCGCTCATGATGACCGGGATGCTGGAAGCGCCGGGCACTCCCGCCATCCAGGTGGAAAGGGTCGCCGGATAGGTGTCGATGGTCGAGGTGCTGTCCAGGCCCGAGGCATTGGTGAAGGTGCCGAACCGGGGATACCAATGGAAGTCGATGGCGTTGATGTAGCTGTCCTTGCCTTGGGCGTGGAGCAGGGCGATGAAGTCCTGCACGACGGTCTTGCCGTCATAGAGGTTGGAGGATCCGTTGAACCCTCCGGCCACCGGCCCCGTCACGATGATCGAGGGGTCCTCCGCCTTCATGGCGTCGTAATACTGGATGTAGCGCCGGACATAGTCCTGGGTATTGATGGGCCCGCCCGTCTCCCAGTTCCCCTCCGTCTCGTTCCCCACCTGCCAATACTTGATGCCGTAACCCTTCACCACGTTGGCGTAGTGGACCCAAGAAGCGGCTTCCGACGCGGTCCCGGTGCCGAAATTGACCGTGATCATGGGCACTCCCGGGGGGCTCATGGCGGTCACGGCGCCCATGAAGGATTCGAAGTCGGTGCTGCCGGGGGGATTGGTGGTGTATTGAAGCGTTCCGGCCGGATCGGTGCTGGAGACCTCCACCTGGGTCTGGACGGTCGAGGAGGGATTGTTCACCGAGACCTGGGAAGCCCCGTTATAGAGCCTCGCCTCGGCCAGCGCGTAGGCCCCGCTCACCCCGGCGGAACTGGCCGTCATGAGGACGCGGAAGTATTGGGCCGCGACGCCCGTGAAGGTGATCCCCTGGGTACCGCCCGAGCCCGCCACGGTGCCCGAGGAGGTGGTGATCCAGTTGCTCTCGGGAGAGCTCTGGTAGGGAGGAGGCCATCCGGTCAGGGCCCAATATTGCACCTTGAAGGAGGCGGCATAGGGGGTCCCCCAGACCAGGGTCACCGAATTGACCGTGGAGGAGGAAGGAAGATCGAACTCGACCCATTGTTTGTCCGGGAAGTCGGTGTTGACGTTCGACATCCAAGTGGTGGCGTTGTTCCCGTCCGCCACGTTGGAAGCGGTCCCGTAGCTGGAGGTGGTGCCCCGGAACTTTTCCCGGGCGACCCAACCATAGGTCCAGGAGGTGCCGCTGGGCACCCAATAGCCGTTGGCGTCGAAGGAACCGGTCCCGTTCCAATGGTAATCGTCCGAGGAGGAACCGCCCGGGTAACGGAGGAAATAGTTCCCCGCCGCTTGCACCTGGGGCATCACCGCCTGGTTGTTGGTGTTGGTGACCCAGTAGGCCATGTTGTTCCCGAAAAGGCTGACGGGAACGAAGGAGGCGGTGGTCACGGCCGCGTTGAGGGTGATGGTGGCCGGCAGGGTCTGGGCCGAGGCACCGGCCGAAAGACCCAGCAATGATAAGAGGAGAAAGGTCCGCAACTTCATGGTCCGCATTTCCATCCGTTTCAGGATCGGGAAAAAGAAAAGCCGAAAACAGGGTTTTCGGCTTTTGGGGTCACCCGGTCGGTTCGATGACCAAACTATGCCACCGGGACCGGCAAAATGCAAAGGGCTAGCGCCGCAGGATGACCTTCATGACCCGTCTCGTCTCCTTGCCCCCGTTCTTCCAGGTCAACACGAAGTAATAGAGGCCGTTCGCCAGGTTCAAATGGGCGTTGTTCCAATCGAGCTGGTAATTCCAGGTGCCGGGGGTGATGACCAGGTTGTCGTCCTCGAACACTTTCCGGAAGGCCAGGGTATAGACCTTCAGCTTCACTTGGTCCACGCCGTTGACGTTCTGGTAGTTCAGGTTCAGGGGGCCCGTGCCGTCCCAGGGATTGGGCCAGGGCAGGAAAGGCGCCTGCGGTGTGTCCGTCGGGGTCGGTGTGTCGCTGGGCGTGGGGGTGTCGGTGGGCGTGCAGGTGTTGCCCGGATAGCCGCAAGGCGTTTCCGTGGCGGTCGGCGTCACCGTCGGGGTGGCGGTCAGGCAAGGGGGCGCGGGGGTGGCGAGCCAGTTCTTGACCGGGACCCCGTGAAAGGTCGTGGCCGTCGTCCAGTCGGACTGGAGCAGGCAGGGACAGGAGTTGTAATGCATGTCCCAGGCGGTGGCGTTGTAGCCGTGAAGGTCGGCCCAGGTCATCAGGGCCTGGTCCCAGCTGCCGTTGGTGTCCGGGTTGGGGGTGTAGCCGGAGATGGAATTGCCCTGACCGAATTCCCCGATGAGGATCGGGTGGGTGGAGGAGGCGACGGTGATCTTGTTGTCCCCGTCGTTGGTGGTCCAAGGGTTGCTCCCCTTGAAAGGATAGATGTGGGTGGCATAGACGATCCCGTTGCCCACATTGGTCATGGGGTAGCTGTCCACGTTGGAGAGGTCGTAGGCGTAGTCCAGCCCGCCCATGACCACGATGTTGTTCGCCCCCGTGGCCCGCACCGTATTGAGCAGGGCCTGCATGCCGGGGGTATGGTACCCGTAACTGATCCCCGTGCCCCCCGCCTGCCAGATGTTCCAGCCGTTCCCGTCGTAATCGTAGGGTTCGTTGAAGAGGTCGAAAAGCACCGCCGGATTGTTGGCGTAGGTGGAGGCCACCGAGGACCAGAAGGTCACGCTGTTATCGTCGGGCATGTAACGCTGGGCGGTGGCGTTCCCCCATCCGGTCCCGCAAGGGGCCGTGGCGCCGGTCTGGCTCCCGGACCAATGAAGGTCGAGGATCACGTAGGCGTTCTGGCTGGAGCAATAATTGACGATGCTATCCACCAGGGCCCGATAGTTGGGCCCGTTGACCGGGTTCCCACCGACCTTGGAATTGGTGCAGCCGAACCAAAAATCCTGGCTCAAGGGCAGGCGAATGACGTTGGAGCCCCATTGGGTGACCGCATTGGCCACCACCGCGGTGATGCCGCCCGCAGGCCCTTGCCCGGCGGTGGTGAACTCCAGACTGTCGGTGTTGACGCCTTTGAGCCGGACGGTGCAACCCTGGCTGATCGAACGGAGACGGTTCCCCACCACTTGCAGTTCATCGGGGGCGGCCCAAAGGGCGGTGGATGAAAGGGCCAGGAACAAGACGGTCAGGATGGGGCGTTTCAAGATCGAGAGGGGCTCCCAGGTGAGTTGGAAAGACAGGCACCAAAAAATACGGCAGGTCCCGGCCCATGTCAAAGAACAAAGGTCCCGGCCCATCATTTGGAAGCGCTTTTATTAAAAAGGTGAAAAAGGGGCCCGGGTGTTCACGTTAAAGGGAACTCAAAAACCTTTTAACGGTTCCCGCTTATAATGCGCCCATGGAACGACCTCAGGCCCTGGTCCTGGCCGCCGGAAGCCTCGGCGATTGCATCTTGACCCTCCCCGCGCTTCAAGTCCTGGAGAAGCTGACCCAAGTGACCGTGGCGGGGACTTCCCCTTACCTCCAGTTGGGAAGCCTCCTGGGTCCCCATCTCTCGGCCGTCCCCCTGGAACCTTTGCTTCAAAAACTCTACGCGGGCCAAGATCTTGTCCCATCCTTTCCATCCGGATGCCGGGACCTCTTCCTCTTCTTCAAGGACCAGGACCCCAGGTTGATGGCCGTTCTCAAGGGGCAAACCGATATCCGGGTCCATTCCCCCTCCAAGAGCTTTGAAGAATTCCTCAAGGAAGGACGCTGGGCCGGGGACTTTTGGCTGGAGACGGTCCTGGGTCCGGGGCGGCCCATCGATGAAAAGATGCGGGATGGGCGTTTCAAACTTCCACCCGAATTCTACGAAAGGGGCCTTCAAGTCTGCCGAACGCTGGGTGTCCCGGCGGCCGCGTTGAAAGGACCTTTCGTCATCCATCCCGGCAGCGGGAGCCGGCAAAAGAACGCCCCCCTTTCCTTCTTTCGGGAAGCGGCCCAGAAGATCTCCTCCGAGACCGACAAGGAGATCCTGGTCCTTTGGGGCGAGGCCGAACAGGACTGGGTCGGCGAGATCCGGCAGGCCTTCCAGGACATCCCCCGGGTGACGGTCCTACGGGAGCCTTTGCCCCTCCCGGACGCCGCGGCGGCCTTGGCCGTCTCCTGCGGCTACATGGGCAACGACAGCGGCATCACCCACCTGGCCTCCGCCTGCGGGGCCAAGACCTTCGCCCTCTTCAACAGCACCGACGCCAAGGTCTGGGGACCCCAAGCAAACTTCATTATTCTTTCAGCCCTAAAAGGAAGCCTTGCCTAGCCCAGTTCTCCTTGGATCTTGATATCCGAACAGGGCCGGCGAACTTCATCATTCTTTCGGCGCTCAAGGGCAGCTTGGCCTAGAACAAAAAAGGCCGCCTCCCTTTTGGGAAGCGGCCTTGGCGACACCGAATTCATTTCTTCTTTTTGCCCTTCTTGGCCGGGGCGGACTTCTTCCCGCCCTTCTTGCCCTTCATGGCCTCGACCAGCGCGTTGCCGATCTGGCCCGGGCTTTGCGCCACCACGATGCCCGCCGCTTCCAGGGCCGCGATCTTCTCCTTGGCCGTTCCCTTCCCGCCGGACACGATGGCGCCGGCATGGCCCATGCGCTTGCCCGGGGGGGCGGAGGTGCCCGCGATGAAGGCGGCCACCGGCTTCTTCATGTATTTCTTCACGTAGAGGGCGGCCTCTTCCTCGTTGCTGCCGCCGATCTCCCCGATCATGATGACCGCGCTGGTGTCCTTGTCCTTGTTGAACATCTCCATGGCGTCGATGTGGGTGGTGCCTACGATGGGGTCCCCGCCGATGCCGATGCAGGTGGACTGGCCGAGCCCCAACTGGGTGACCTGCCAGACCGCCTCGTAGGTGAGGGTCCCGGAACGGGACACGATGCCCACCTTCCCGGGCTTGTGGATATAGCCCGGCATGATGCCGACCTTGGCCACGCCCGGCGTGATGATGCCGGGGCAATTGGGCCCGATCAACCGCACGTCCGGATAGCCTTTGAGGATCTTGTTCACCTTGGCCATGTCGTTGGCCGGGATGCCTTCGGTGATGGCCACGATCAGCTTGATGCCGCCCGCGGCGGCCTCGAGGATGGCGTCGGCCGCGAAAAGCGCCGGCACGAAGATCATGGTGGTGTTGGCGCCGGTCTTGGCGACCGCCTGTTCGACGGTGTCGAACACCTTGAAACCCTCGATCTCGCTGCCGCCCTTGCCGGGCGTGACGCCTCCCACCATCTTGGTGCCGTATTCGCGGCAGGCCTTGGAATGGAAGAGCCCCGCGCTGCCCGTGATGCCCTGGCAGATGACCTTGGCGTTCTTGTCGAGAAGGACGCTCATGCTTGCACCTCCTTCGCCGAAGCCACCACGGCTTTGGCGGCGGCATCCATGCTGGCGGCGAATTGGTATTTCAAGGTGGACTGGGCCAGCAGCTTCTTGCCCTGCTCCACGTTGGTGCCCTCCAGCCGCACGACCAGGGGCAGGTTCAGGCCCACTTCCTTGGCCGCGTCGATGATGCCCTGCGCGATGACGTCGCACTTGGCGATACCGCCGAAGATGTTGACCAAAATGGCCTTCACCCGGGTATCGGAGAGGATGATCTTGAAGGCCTGGGTCACGGCCTTTTGGGAAGCGCTGCCGCCCACGTCCAGGAAGTTGGCCGGCGAACCGCCGAAATGCTGGATGGCGTCGGCGGTGGCCATGGCCAGCCCCGCCCCGTTGACCAGGCATCCGATGTAGCCGTCGAGCGAGATATAGGAGAGACCGTATCCGGCCGCCTCCAGTTCGCGGGGGTCCTCCTCGTCCGGGTCCCTCCAGGATTCGTATTCCTTGTGCCGGGGCAGGCCGTTGTCCTCGAAGGCCAGTTTGGCGTCCAGGCAGTGGATGTTCCCATCCTTGAGGACCACCAGCGGGTTCACTTCGATCAGGGAAAGGTCCAGGTCCATGAAGATCTTGGCCATTTTCTGGAAGAGGGAGGCTCCCTGGTTGATCTTGTCCTGGGGCAAGCCCAGCTTGATGTGCAGTTGGCGGGCCTGGTAGGAATGCAGTCCCTCGATGGGGTCCACGGGAACGCGCAGGATGGCCTGGGGCTTGTGCTCGGCCAGTTCCTCGATCTCGGTCCCGCCCTCGGCCGAGGCCAGCACGATGGGCATACGGGTGCTTCGGTCCAATACCACGCTGACGTAGAGTTCCTTGGCGTAATCGGCGGCCGGGGTGATGAAGATCTTCTTCACCTGCTTGCCTTGGGGCCCGGTCTGGGGCGAGATGAGGGTCATGCCCAGGATGTCGCTGGCCTTCTGGCGGACCTCCTCGGGGGTCTTGGCCAGCTTGACGCCGCCGGCCTTCCCGCGGCCGCCGGCGTGGATCTGGGCCTTCACCACCCAGGGACCCGTCGGGAACATCCGGAGGGCCTCATCCACCTCCGAGAGGTGCTTGACGACCTTGCCTGGGGTGACCGGCAGGCCGTATTTCGCGAAGATCTCTTTGGCCTGGTATTCGTGAAGTTTCATCCGGAATATCCTCCTGGAGTTTTACGCCCAAAGCCGCAAGAACAACGGGACCACCCGGATCAAGGGATCTGACGGTGCACGTTCTCCATGACCCAGTTCCACACATCCATACCCACTGCGTAGAGCATCAAGCAGCCCACTAGGGTGAAACCGGCGATCTGGTAGACGTTCTGGAATTTGATCGACAAGGGTTTGCGTTTCACGGCCTCGAAGAGGCAGAGGATGATCTGCCCGCCGTCCACGATCCCCAGGGGCAGGAGGTTCATCAGCCCCAGGATGAAGGAAATGGAGATGACCGTCTTGAGGAACTCCTCGATGCCCTGGGCAGCCTTCTGGTAGAGCGTGCGGAAGATGGTGACCGCTCCGCCCACGTTGTCCTTCAGGTTCATCTTCAGGGTGACCAGCTTCCAGATGACCTCCAGGTATTTCTTGCAGAAGTAATAGGTCCGGAGGCCCGCCTCGGGCACGGCCTGGAAGAAGCTCATGCGTGTCACCGTGAACTTGTCCGAGGGCTGGGGCTGGATGCCGATGACGTGGTCGTCCCCGTTGTAGATGCGGGTGATGGAGACCGGATAGTCCTTCCCATTGCGGTCCACCTGGAGCTCCAGGTGGTCGTTGGTGCCGCTCTTGATCACATAGGAAAGTTCGAGCCAGTCGGAGACCTTGCGGCCGTCCACGCTCAGGATCTTGTCGCCGGGGCGGATGCCCGCCTTCCAGGCCGGGGTGCCCAAGGGAACGTCCCCGATGACGGCGGGGGCGGAGGAATAAAGGCCGAACCCGAACTTCTTCGGGTGGACATCGCCCTTCAAGGGGATCTGGAGGGTCTTGCTTCCCCGTTCCACGGTGAACAGGGCGGAGGCGGAAGGGTCCTTGACGAGCTTGGCATAGGTCCCGTCCAGGTCGCCCGAAAGGTCCTGGATGGGCTTTCCGTCCACCTTCAGGAGCAGGTCCCCCTTCTTGAAACCGCAGTCATAGGCCAGGCTCTCCGGAGGTACGAACCCCAGGACCGGTCTCTCGAAATAGACCTTCTCGCCGATCATGAGGACCGCCACCAGGATCAGGAAACCCGAGACGAAGTTCATGCCGGGACCGGCCAGGAAGATGACCACCCGCTTCCACCAGGAGGCGAAAAGGAAGTCCCCCGGCTCGGCGGGCTTGGCGTAGATCTCCTCGACCGATTGGCCGCTCAGGTCGCCGCCCTTGGGCTTGCAAAAACCGCCCAGAGGGAAGGCGCGGATGGAAAAGAGTGTGCCCTTCCACTTGCGGGACCAAAGGAGGTTGCCGAAGCCGAGGGCGAACTCCTCGACATCGACCTTGTAGAACTTGCAGGCCAGGTAATGGCCGCCCTCATGGATGAAGATCATCGCCTCGAAAGCGATCAGGACTTCCAGGTAGTAGATAAGATCGTTCAGATGCATCGTTCGCCTTTAGGAACTTTCGACCCACCAAGTGTAAGGATCGTAACGGGAGCTTTGAAGGCCCCGAGGGGGGCTTGGGTGGGGATCTAGGCCCTCGCCGCTTCGGCCCGGGCCCATTGATCGGCCCTCAATATACCATCGAGGCTGGGGTTTGTCAGGGGACGGTATTTTGTCAGGGTCTTCTCGATGATCTTGGGGATCCGGGTGAAATGGATCTCCTCGCGCAAGAACCGGTTCACCGCCACTTCATTGGCCGCGTTGAGGACCGCCGGATATCCGTCGCCTTTTTTCCCCGCCTGATAGGCCAGGTCCACGCAGGGGAATTTCTTTCGGTCCGGCTGCTCGAAATGCAGGCGCCCCACCTTGGCCAAGTCCAACCGTTCCACGGGGGAATCGGCGCGTTTCGGATGGGTTAAAGCGTACTGGATGGGGATCTGCATGTCCGTGGTCCCCAACTGGGCCAGCACCGACCCGTCCACGAACTCCACCATGGAATGGATGATGGATTCGGGATGGATGACGATATCGATCTTGTCGTAGGGAGCGTTGAAGAGGTAGTGGGCCTCGATGACCTCCAGCCCCTTGTTCATCAAGGTGGCGGAATCGATGGTGATCTTGGGGCCCATGCGCCAGGTGGGGTGGTTCAGGGCCTGCTTCAGGGTGATCCTGGCGAAATGTTTCTTGTCCAGGCTCCGGAAAGGCCCGCCCGAGGCGGTCAGGAGGATCTTGTGGATCTCGGAGGCGCTCCCCGCCCCCGCCAGGCATTGGAAGACCGCGCAATGTTCACTATCGACCGGCAATATCTTGGAACCGGACTTCTTGGCCGCCTTGGTCACCACGTCGCCCGCCATGACCATGG
Coding sequences within it:
- the ispG gene encoding flavodoxin-dependent (E)-4-hydroxy-3-methylbut-2-enyl-diphosphate synthase; translation: MQRRKTRPVMVGKVQVGGDAPISIQSMTNTLTYEVDETLEQIKRLEDAGCEIIRVTVENQKSLKALAKIKAGMRVPLVADIHFAYQIALGAIDEGADKIRINPGNIGGMDRLAQVVEKCKKYNVAMRVGVNSGSLEKDLLEKYGHPTPEAIVESAMRHIKFIESFGYHNMIISVKSSHVPTMIQSYRLLAQQCDYPFHVGVTEAGTKMQGITKSAAGIGAVLADGIGDTIRVSLTADPVEEVKVATHLLRSMGFRKEGVEIVACPTCGRCHVDLESMVDAVETATLTMKTNMRVAIMGCVVNGLGEGAEADVGLCAEKGHGVIFEKGEVKTRLKEEELVPNLIGEIKKRAAEMEQAKTS
- a CDS encoding CIA30 family protein; the protein is MRTMKLRTFLLLSLLGLSAGASAQTLPATITLNAAVTTASFVPVSLFGNNMAYWVTNTNNQAVMPQVQAAGNYFLRYPGGSSSDDYHWNGTGSFDANGYWVPSGTSWTYGWVAREKFRGTTSSYGTASNVADGNNATTWMSNVNTDFPDKQWVEFDLPSSSTVNSVTLVWGTPYAASFKVQYWALTGWPPPYQSSPESNWITTSSGTVAGSGGTQGITFTGVAAQYFRVLMTASSAGVSGAYALAEARLYNGASQVSVNNPSSTVQTQVEVSSTDPAGTLQYTTNPPGSTDFESFMGAVTAMSPPGVPMITVNFGTGTASEAASWVHYANVVKGYGIKYWQVGNETEGNWETGGPINTQDYVRRYIQYYDAMKAEDPSIIVTGPVAGGFNGSSNLYDGKTVVQDFIALLHAQGKDSYINAIDFHWYPRFGTFTNASGLDSTSTIDTYPATLSTWMAGVPGASSIPVIMSEYNIDVSDQNFELQLAEGLWVADALGHFIKGFGSRGHTNLWDVLNGGSGTVSAGGGDLGYLNVQNDAYQYQPHASYWAMKMMATQWAIPADTNTHQLISTGNSIPASLFGAYADYRPDGILSLVVVNKSPTNSYNTWITGIPFTPNSSATGYTFNSSNYQWQTGSLPYHAAPDTAPSTVTFTGVASSFPVTFQPYSITVLQFTNSGAPTNTPTITPTITATPTITSTPNYGPTTLVDDFEDQARNGTSPARTNLWNGTWGTYLDSDGSSVSIQYGVGPGAAGTTYAVKFAGTIVASNGSNNPYSGYSSTLSAGWPPTAYDLSGSGILGLQFWIYGDGHTYRMMVDNQSVTDFDNYGYNLTPPAGVWTFYQIPFTSMTRQGWGGQTGLPATESGTDINAIQFATSFTGASFSVQLDQIAFYSAAGIVTPTFTPTRTPTRTATNSPTTTPSATPTDSPSLTPTSTPTLTPTLTSTPTDSPTLSPTPSGTWFTDTPTDTATSTATFTPTSTPSSTLTPTPTRTSTLTSTATATPSRTFTPTATASFTPTASSTSTLTPTWTFTPTVTPTPTATVPGNLTGILFPNPILQGTQVQFYYNLPAAVDEVKVKVFTSAFRKIFEGTGPSIQPGTYLYSWDWSARGLDLANGLYYLVVTAKTGGKETRKVMKLLVLR
- a CDS encoding cellulase family glycosylhydrolase translates to MKRPILTVLFLALSSTALWAAPDELQVVGNRLRSISQGCTVRLKGVNTDSLEFTTAGQGPAGGITAVVANAVTQWGSNVIRLPLSQDFWFGCTNSKVGGNPVNGPNYRALVDSIVNYCSSQNAYVILDLHWSGSQTGATAPCGTGWGNATAQRYMPDDNSVTFWSSVASTYANNPAVLFDLFNEPYDYDGNGWNIWQAGGTGISYGYHTPGMQALLNTVRATGANNIVVMGGLDYAYDLSNVDSYPMTNVGNGIVYATHIYPFKGSNPWTTNDGDNKITVASSTHPILIGEFGQGNSISGYTPNPDTNGSWDQALMTWADLHGYNATAWDMHYNSCPCLLQSDWTTATTFHGVPVKNWLATPAPPCLTATPTVTPTATETPCGYPGNTCTPTDTPTPSDTPTPTDTPQAPFLPWPNPWDGTGPLNLNYQNVNGVDQVKLKVYTLAFRKVFEDDNLVITPGTWNYQLDWNNAHLNLANGLYYFVLTWKNGGKETRRVMKVILRR
- a CDS encoding glycosyltransferase family 9 protein, with amino-acid sequence MERPQALVLAAGSLGDCILTLPALQVLEKLTQVTVAGTSPYLQLGSLLGPHLSAVPLEPLLQKLYAGQDLVPSFPSGCRDLFLFFKDQDPRLMAVLKGQTDIRVHSPSKSFEEFLKEGRWAGDFWLETVLGPGRPIDEKMRDGRFKLPPEFYERGLQVCRTLGVPAAALKGPFVIHPGSGSRQKNAPLSFFREAAQKISSETDKEILVLWGEAEQDWVGEIRQAFQDIPRVTVLREPLPLPDAAAALAVSCGYMGNDSGITHLASACGAKTFALFNSTDAKVWGPQANFIILSALKGSLA
- the sucD gene encoding succinate--CoA ligase subunit alpha; this encodes MSVLLDKNAKVICQGITGSAGLFHSKACREYGTKMVGGVTPGKGGSEIEGFKVFDTVEQAVAKTGANTTMIFVPALFAADAILEAAAGGIKLIVAITEGIPANDMAKVNKILKGYPDVRLIGPNCPGIITPGVAKVGIMPGYIHKPGKVGIVSRSGTLTYEAVWQVTQLGLGQSTCIGIGGDPIVGTTHIDAMEMFNKDKDTSAVIMIGEIGGSNEEEAALYVKKYMKKPVAAFIAGTSAPPGKRMGHAGAIVSGGKGTAKEKIAALEAAGIVVAQSPGQIGNALVEAMKGKKGGKKSAPAKKGKKKK
- the sucC gene encoding ADP-forming succinate--CoA ligase subunit beta yields the protein MKLHEYQAKEIFAKYGLPVTPGKVVKHLSEVDEALRMFPTGPWVVKAQIHAGGRGKAGGVKLAKTPEEVRQKASDILGMTLISPQTGPQGKQVKKIFITPAADYAKELYVSVVLDRSTRMPIVLASAEGGTEIEELAEHKPQAILRVPVDPIEGLHSYQARQLHIKLGLPQDKINQGASLFQKMAKIFMDLDLSLIEVNPLVVLKDGNIHCLDAKLAFEDNGLPRHKEYESWRDPDEEDPRELEAAGYGLSYISLDGYIGCLVNGAGLAMATADAIQHFGGSPANFLDVGGSASQKAVTQAFKIILSDTRVKAILVNIFGGIAKCDVIAQGIIDAAKEVGLNLPLVVRLEGTNVEQGKKLLAQSTLKYQFAASMDAAAKAVVASAKEVQA
- the rseP gene encoding RIP metalloprotease RseP gives rise to the protein MHLNDLIYYLEVLIAFEAMIFIHEGGHYLACKFYKVDVEEFALGFGNLLWSRKWKGTLFSIRAFPLGGFCKPKGGDLSGQSVEEIYAKPAEPGDFLFASWWKRVVIFLAGPGMNFVSGFLILVAVLMIGEKVYFERPVLGFVPPESLAYDCGFKKGDLLLKVDGKPIQDLSGDLDGTYAKLVKDPSASALFTVERGSKTLQIPLKGDVHPKKFGFGLYSSAPAVIGDVPLGTPAWKAGIRPGDKILSVDGRKVSDWLELSYVIKSGTNDHLELQVDRNGKDYPVSITRIYNGDDHVIGIQPQPSDKFTVTRMSFFQAVPEAGLRTYYFCKKYLEVIWKLVTLKMNLKDNVGGAVTIFRTLYQKAAQGIEEFLKTVISISFILGLMNLLPLGIVDGGQIILCLFEAVKRKPLSIKFQNVYQIAGFTLVGCLMLYAVGMDVWNWVMENVHRQIP
- a CDS encoding 1-deoxy-D-xylulose-5-phosphate reductoisomerase gives rise to the protein MPKKIAILGSTGSIGISTLKVVQKLKPSFQVTGLTAYRNAKELAKQIKIFKPKMAAILDWKFFPELKALTQGTSTQILAGEEGLVAVAGDSGADMVLTAIVGAAGLKPTLTAIQKGKDIALANKETMVMAGDVVTKAAKKSGSKILPVDSEHCAVFQCLAGAGSASEIHKILLTASGGPFRSLDKKHFARITLKQALNHPTWRMGPKITIDSATLMNKGLEVIEAHYLFNAPYDKIDIVIHPESIIHSMVEFVDGSVLAQLGTTDMQIPIQYALTHPKRADSPVERLDLAKVGRLHFEQPDRKKFPCVDLAYQAGKKGDGYPAVLNAANEVAVNRFLREEIHFTRIPKIIEKTLTKYRPLTNPSLDGILRADQWARAEAARA